Proteins encoded together in one Impatiens glandulifera chromosome 1, dImpGla2.1, whole genome shotgun sequence window:
- the LOC124912492 gene encoding uncharacterized protein LOC124912492, whose amino-acid sequence MTISDVVVGNLTVLYFITIAAIKVYGLAMGQSFSGFFVLVTSTLLLAFIFLVSLTWDISRKAIKAFVSSSSSSSDAGGDYSGDNNIACRGGICWHGVAVRSPASQVRFSLPQRVDYRAAHHL is encoded by the coding sequence ATGACGATTTCCGATGTGGTAGTAGGGAACTTAACTGTACTCTATTTCATTACAATCGCCGCGATTAAAGTTTACGGTTTAGCGATGGGCCAGAGTTTTAGCGGTTTCTTTGTACTTGTTACATCTACTTTATTGCTCGCTTTTATATTCCTTGTATCGCTAACGTGGGATATTTCAAGAAAGGCGATCAAAGCGTTCGTGTCGTCGTCTTCATCGTCCAGTGACGCCGGCGGCGATTATTCCGGCGATAACAATATCGCCTGTCGCGGCGGAATATGCTGGCACGGCGTCGCAGTTAGATCGCCGGCTTCTCAAGTTCGGTTTAGTCTTCCTCAACGGGTAGATTATCGGGCAGCACACCATTTGTGA